The DNA segment TTTTACTGATAATACATCTAAACATCAATGTCTATCAATATCTGCCATACTCTTTTGCAGTTTCTACAATTAGCATTGCCTTATCAAAATCCAAAGGGGAAGGATACTCACATCCAGTAGATAATATGAATCCACCGTCTTCTTTAAAGGTATCTATTTCTTTTTTACATTCTGCCACTATATCCTCTTTCGATGCCATGGATAACCAGGTAGGGTCTATATGTCCTATCAATGTAAGATTATCTCCATATTTATCCTTCATATCCTTATATGAATCGCATTCTGCCGCTACGTGCAAGAAAGAAAATGCTATGGGCTTTAATCTGTCAATTTGTATGTCGAAATAAGGCCCTTGTCCACAATTATGAATCATCACCATACAACCTTGTTCATGTATATGATTTGCAATATCCTCCATATACACTCCCTCAAATTCATCCCACATAGCTTCACTCATGATGCTTTTAGAAGCATATAGGGTATCAAACATAATAGCATGAACTCCCGTCTCTATTATTGCCGAGCACAGTTCTTTAATAGTTTCTGATATTTCTCTTAAAGCTAAATGTATATATTCTGGTTCATCATGCATATCCATAAATATATTGTCCAATCCCCTTAACATACTCAATATCCCTAAAGGACCAAACACAAAAGCTACTATTGGCTTTTGACGCCCACATTCATCTACTAATTTTTTGCATAACTCAATATGTTGACTCATTCTAGGAGTCTTTCTTGGGTCTAACCTTTTAATGTCTTTATAACCTTCTATAGTATTTATAACCCTATTGTTGCTTGGGCATGCTGCCTTATCTTCAAAATA comes from the Clostridia bacterium genome and includes:
- a CDS encoding uroporphyrinogen decarboxylase family protein, with the translated sequence MNSLERVNLILQHKEADRVPVYPIINSVSRKALDISYEEWTKDVDLCAESIIKTTEKLGLDVITTLVDLSVEAADWGQELLYFEDKAACPSNNRVINTIEGYKDIKRLDPRKTPRMSQHIELCKKLVDECGRQKPIVAFVFGPLGILSMLRGLDNIFMDMHDEPEYIHLALREISETIKELCSAIIETGVHAIMFDTLYASKSIMSEAMWDEFEGVYMEDIANHIHEQGCMVMIHNCGQGPYFDIQIDRLKPIAFSFLHVAAECDSYKDMKDKYGDNLTLIGHIDPTWLSMASKEDIVAECKKEIDTFKEDGGFILSTGCEYPSPLDFDKAMLIVETAKEYGRY